One Lepisosteus oculatus isolate fLepOcu1 chromosome 4, fLepOcu1.hap2, whole genome shotgun sequence genomic window, TCTGTGAAATTCCATTCCAGCACAAGGAAGAGCAACCAGGTTCAGTTTATAATCGTGGTCTTGAACGAAGATCCTtctctgacaggctaaaagagtTGAGTTTATTTAGTGTTGAGAAGAAGTTCCATGTAGTTttctaatatatatttttgacatataatcataataataagaagGAGAATACcattatatagcccttttctggacactccactcaaagcactttacaggaaatggggaatcccactaccgccaccagtgtgcagccccacctggatgatgctccagtactctcaccacacaccagctctcagtggggaggagagcagagtgatgaagccagttcagagaaagggattattaggaggccatgataggtAAAGGCCAGGGATGCTCTGGAATAGGCTTATCTGTTGAGCGTGTGTCCCTGTTCTGGTCTGTCTCCCAGTTTGTGTCTCTGTCTTTCCTCCCTGTCCTGGCACTGTTCTGCCCAAGGTACTGAAGCTGATCAGTGTGCTTGGCTGCGTATCTCTTATCTTCTACTTTCTTCCTCTGTGCCCTCCTCTGACACTCGCGCTGTGGTTTTCTGAGTGTTGTTCTGTTCTCAGAGTGGTGCTCTCCTGGCCTCTATTTCAATTTTATTGTGCTTTTAcacaaagtgtgtgtgtgtatcggtCTGTCTGTCTTTTTCTTTGGTGTTAGCTgactttgttttgtatttacatCATTTACATAATCTCCTGATGTAATCTCCTGGCTCTTCGCTGTCTGACACTTGACTCTGCCCTTAGATCTGTGCTCTGTTAGAGTCCTTGTTCAGTTTCCCTTATTTCTTTAAGGGAAAAGGCAGATGATTTACAGGAAACCCTTACGTCACAACAAAAGTACAAATCATTCTGGGTTCTGACTGTCTCTGGACAAGGTGCTCCCAGAGGTGCGATTGATCCTGGGAACTGACATCTGACACACTGCTTGCTGTTCACTCTGAGACGGTCagtctgttgtgtgtgttttcagGAGGAAGACTGCATGGTGACCCGCAAAGAGAAAAGATCAAACTGCTCCTCCATGAGCATTCAAAGCCAAGGGCAAGAGGCCAGGTGAGCTTTacaattcaaataattaaagACAACAGGAGACTTCTTTCTTACACAACTGTGGATTCCTGAATAGGCCTGGTGTGACCTGCCACAGCTCACTAAAATATATCAAAACAGATAAAAGACGTTGGCCATTGGCATGCACTATCCATGTTATTCACTAATCGATTTGGTTTCCTACATCTtaattatcagaaatattttatatgcTGAGTAATATCTATGGAACTGCTGAAATGTGTAGACGTATATTTTGGTTCCACTCTTTGGTTCTTACCCCTGTTATTCGAAGTTTCCtccaaaatgttttcagaaactTTATTTCTGCCCCTCCCACCTGCCtcacccccaccaccacccctgTCCTTCTCCTATTCCTGTTACAGGAATTATGCCCACAAATTAGCTGAAGCATTGTATGAAATCCAGCGATACATCAACGTCTACTCAACACACCGTCCAGCCATGCAGAAGTGTCTGGACCAGCTCCGGAACACTGAGATAATCCTGATGGAATTTCACCAACACTTCGCCATCGCCTCCAATATGGCAGCCACAGAGCGCTCATCCAAGGGGAAGAACAGCTTCGCTGAGTTAGCATGGGTCCTGATCTCCCAAGGTGCAACCGGGACCTTAATGAAGAGCATAGAGATGGTGATCCCTGGAGTCTCAGCAGCCAGGCAGAGAAGTGTCCCCCTTGATCGCAGACAGTTGGAAACTGTGGTCGGCGCTTTTCTGCAGGAGCTGATGGACGTCACGTACGCCCTGCAGTACCTCCGCAGGAAGATGGAGCATCTCAAGAAGTGCCACTACTCTACTCCCAAGGGGCAGGCCAGAGGGCAGGACGACAGCCGCGCATCCCTGGTTATCCCATTGACCGGCAGAGTTGCCGGCGCGCTGGAGTCCTCCCGGAAGGCCGAGGAGAAGCTGAACCGTTTCCCCAGCCGCTTGGCGCGATACTTCACGTCTTCAGACAAGATCAAGGAAAACTCCATGATGAACCTGGTGATCCTCGTCTCCGATGTGGCGGGAGAAATGAAGTCGGTACAAGATGAGCTGTGTGGAATTCAGTACAACCTGGAGAGCTGTAACGTCTATATAGGAGGTCTCAGTTTATAAGATGAGACTGTTGCCTTATTGTCCTTTACTCTTTTTATTATTCACGTCTCCCTTGCTACAATGTTAGTTTTTGCATATGGTAGATCTTCCCCCTGCTACTCTGGTGtggtgctgcctcacagctccacGGTCCTAGGTTCGACTCAAGGGAggagtgcctgtctgtgtggagtttgcacgctCTTTACTCACTTGCAAGGGTTTTATTCCATTAAACCTATATATTCTAACATGACAGCTCAGTATCAATCTATACTGTGATTAAAAACGTGTGGTAAAAGCTTTGGTTTATCATCCTTTCTGGTGTTTAGACGTTTTGTCCATTTAAAGCCCATCCCGGTATTCAGTCTAATCCAGCAATTGTTAAGAGCTGAAATGTTCAAACTTTTgtttcaaataatattttaaaacataaccaAGGGTGATGAGTGCACCTTTTGGGATGTGCAGGATTCCAAACACGTAGAAAAGATTGAAGGGAGGTGTAGCACTACATATCAGAAAGTGCACAGAACCTCAACCGACATGAATCACAGATCTCTGAGTCTATGTTGATAAAAAAATGATCATGGCAAACTATCAGGAATATGGTACACACTTCCAAATTTagatatttattacaatgcACTCCTATAATAAAATCAGAGACATATGTGCAATGGAAGAAGTAATAGtcatgaaacatttttaaatttgctctCATAGACAGGAAATGTCAAGAAGGTCAGTAGCTGACACTGTAATGGCAGGCCTTGGTAATGGCTCATTCATTGCTCAGTCAGAGCACGATATTGATCTAGGATTTTTAAACTTCAAGCCAGAGTTGACGAACCATAAGAGAGCTGTGATCATACAGTATCCTGAGATTGTAAAAAGAATTTGAAACTTGGATTTTGTTTGTTTGGCAGAGTACCAGTCACGGTGAGGATAATATGAATTAACATAGACAGATACCATTAACATTCAGATAACATTCAGATACCTGATATAAACCCATCATGTCTACAGATAATATCACAACAGGAGGATAAGCAGATACTGTAGAAATCTCAAAAGAAATCCAATATAGTCTAGACAGGACTGAAAGCTGTGCAAATAgctggcagatgacatttaatccAGATAAATGCCAAGTGATGCAAGCAGGTAACAAAAATGGGaactataaatattaaatagaaaCACTGAATTTGATGAAGCAAACTATGCAGAAGTGAGTGATTCTGTGGACACACTATTGTCATCTTCTAGACAACAGGCAATACAGCCACACAAAGGTTTGCAATTGGTCAGTATCTCGGTAATATTTGTATATCAGCAGGGGGCAGTCTGCTTCACAGCCTCTATAATGcttaaacacacaaacaagaaGAGATTAATTCCTGAGCTCAAGCACGCAATGTGCAGCCCCCTTCAGCTGTAAGCAGAAACAAGAGAGGGAGCAGAGGTGTAGGAGAAAGTGGCAGATTACATAAATTGGATATATTCAGGTTCCACTGCAtaagcagccagcagccatatccccctgcagctcacagctggcagccccactgaagctcagcaggtgtgagcctggtccgtacctggatgggagactcctgggaaagctgaggctgctgctggaagaggtgttagtggggccagtagggggcgctcaccctgtggtctctgtgggtcccaatgccccagtatagtgatggggacactagactgtaaacaggcgctgtccttcagatgagacgtaaaaccgaggtcctggctctctgtggtcattaaaaatctcttgaaaagagtaggggtgttaccccagtgtcctggccacattttccccaggtctttaccaatcatggcctcctaataatccccctctctgaaccggcttcatcactctactctcctccccactgtgagctggtgtgtggtgagagtactggagcatcatccaggtggagctgcacaccggtggtgatggaggggatccccattacttgtaaagagctttgagtggagtgtcctcaaaagcgctatataagtgtaaggaattcttCTCATCATGGAATTTTCATGTTCTTCCTGTAGTAGCATAAAccttctccaggtgctcctggtTTCCTCCCCCAAAAGACCATGTTGAAAAGGTCAGGTTCAGCTGAGTGGTGGAGAGCGATCATATGCTCCCAGTCATGCGTCCTGTACTCCTGACTAATTATGGTGGTGGggcggctctgtggctcaggatctgcgcctgtggctggaaggttgttggtTTGTATCCCgctgccggcagaggaatcctactccattggggcccctgagcaaggcccttaaccccaactgctccaggggtgctgtataatggctgatcctgcgctctgaccccaagcttctctctcccctccctgtctgtgtgtctcatggagagacaTACGAAAAGAcatattcctaatacaagaaattgtatatggccaattaagtgatctgatcttacagAGAATCTGGGTCAGCCTCCCTCAGCTCAGACATTGCCTTCAGCTCCTCTGAAGGGCTGAGAAAACAGGAAGTTGTTAGAGCTCACTCCAGGTGGTTGGACCAGTTTGCTCGCAGTGGCCTCCTGGGTCACACTGTCAAGCACCAGGCGTCCCAGATGGATCCGTGCCTCGATGGCAGGTGCGTCCGCGACGCTGCTCGGGCGCTGGGCCGCGCCGGCGACGTGTGACAGGAAGCGCTGGATCCGACCTCGGGCTCCGCCTTCGCGCCAGGCCTGGGAAACGATGTGTTGATCCCGACAGGATGCCCGGCTCGGCCTGGCAGGTCAGCATCGTCCCAGCCTTTCAGAGCGTCTGAGTCACCACTCAAATGTGGTGTTGCCACAGTTGGACAAAATGGGAACGTGCATTTATGCGCTGTGAAAACAGGAACATAAATATTTCGTCCCCCAGCATAACAAAAACGGTGATCGTGTTTCGATTGCCATTAATATACGGCAGTATTCTGAACtattatagtatagtatagtgaATAGAATATAAAATAGGTGCTGTCcatcggatgagacgtaaaaccgatgtcctgactctctgtgatcattaaaaatcccagggcgtttctctaaCAGAATatgggtgttaccccggcatcctggtcaaatttccccctggtctttaccaatcatggcctcctaataatccctatggcctgctctcctccccactgagagctggtgtgtggggagagtactggagcatcagcCAGGTGGGgccgcacactggtggtggtagtgggatccccattacgtgtaaagtgctttgagtggagtgtccagaaaactgctatataagtgtaagcaattattattaaattagccTTAGGAGGTGAGGAATCTCCCCTATGCCAACTTTGAAAACAAACAGTTACTTCTTTAGCAACACACAATCCAAGGTCCCAGTCCAGGAAGCGTCCCTACAGGCTTGAGATCGCAGCCAGATATTCAGATATCACAAACATGAGGAAATAGGTGAATGACTTACGAAAACAGCCTTAAGCGATTATCACTCTTCAGAATGACAGCAGGTGCCCACAGACGTGTGAATCCAGTCTCAACGGGATCGTCAGACAGCTTTCCTATGTCCCTGCTGTGTCAGTGCACAGACACCTCCGGCCCGTGAGCGCAGATGCTggagagcacttaaaagaacAGGGGAAAGAAGGAAACAGGTCAGATAAAAAGGAAAAGGGGAAAAGACCAGAGCACAAAGGAAGGGAAAACTGAAAGACAGCTTGACCCCAGAGGAAAACAGGGAAGAGACAGTTTGCTCCTAAGCCTCCTGATTTCTCCTGGGCAACAGTCTCAAGAGCCAGTGAGCcctcagagacagacagagagctgtTCCCCACAGCCCTGACACCTGAGCCGAGACAGCAACGGTAAGGACCCTTTGATTCGTACTTCTGTTTTACTTCTGCTTAGTCGCTTATTGACTGAATTATATCACAAGCCCTGAAGAAATATCAGTTGCACTGagttactaataataataataataaaaataaaataattgcttacgcttatatagtgcttttctggacactccactcaaagcgctttacagttaatggggatcccactaccaccaccaatgtgcagattACAGGTGTCAAGTCGGGCGCTGCCTGTTAcgcttgttttattttaagcaaatgTAATATTTCAATAGAACAAATGTTATTGTGCTCAGCATGCTGGATTTGTACTGGAATCCCCAATTCATTTACATTAAAGCATGGAATACAGTGGAGCTGTGCAGGGGGGTCCTGTGGGACTCCCACCCAGGCTGTATCGGGGTCTTGGTACAGTGCCCGCTGCAGCGTGGGCAGAGGACCACAGCCCTCTCTTTAGGGAGAGGTATAGAAAACTTACCAGTACTCTACGGTTCCTCCTGTTCAGAGCTCTGTTGCATCGAAAGAGCAGAGGTCACAGAGGCGCAGAGCTTTGGAAGGAGAGCCCATATCGCAGGCGAATACCGCCGTCACAGATTCTCACCCTCGCGTGTCTTCCTGCTGTTTTCTAACTTTCGCCCGAGGCCATATTCTCTACTACTGCATTCCCAGAATTCAGCGCTCCTGCCTCATTCTCTTCATAGCTCACAAGCGGGGTCACGCTAGTGCTTTGCTCACATTCTGGAAGCAGCGCTGCGAAAACAAAAACCGGTTTGGGGAGAAAAACCCCCCAAAGCCCTCTGTTTACCATTCTCTTGAACACTGGAGAGCTTCTCAAAGGTCTTCGATGACAGACTTACAGCTCATTCCTCTCATACTTCAGCAAGGGGCAGCTGTGTAGCTCCTTCCTGAAATGACATTCGAGAACGTGCACTGGCCCAGTTTAACAGATTGCCAATGTAAGAAGGTCCTTCCATTGTTAGATTCAGTTATATTTTCAGAAACTGTTCTGATTGGGTTATGTGCTCAGTCTAAtcgtgaaatacagtacatgccactGGGGATGTGTACATCTGTACACTGTTGTAGGTGTTACTATTGCATTTTATCTGCATGGCCCTTATTTTGGTCTTCCAGCCTGTGGTCGTCCTGTTGTTGCTTTGTTGACTTGGTTTGATCTTCCCCTGACTGTCCCTGCACGGTTGTTTCTTGCATTTTCATATAATCTACATTTTATGCCACTAGTGCCTCTGTAGAGCCGATAATACAATCACCATTATCATCATTGCCATGTCCATCGTCATTGTCATCGGTGTTACAGTCGATGTGGTTGTTGATGCCCTGTAAGATCAGCAGTGGAGTCTTTGCACCGTCTGGAATGCTGTCCAATGGTATTTCAGAACCTTTTCATCACCCAAATCACTGACATTTCAGTCTGTGGCCGAACCAGCTCTGCCTGTTATAGGAGtggtccctctctctctctcttttcttctGCTTGTTTCCTGTCCTATatctcattctgtaaagcgcctTGAGAAGCCAACTtctaaaggcgctatataaaataaagttttttatgattattactattattatttaacCTCGTTAAGATAGGGAGGTCCTGGTCTGTTTCTGGAGAGCCGTAATCCAACAAGACTTAGAGGTTGCCCTTAAATCCTCAATTTGCAGACTCTGAAGAGTCTGTCTGAGTTCTGTTGAGTAAGTTGATGGGTCAAGTTGAGTCAGGAATCAGGGTTAGAGAGGTGTTGGGATTTCCTTTCCGAAGGATCTCGAAATGTCTTCATTGATCAAAATGAACCCTTCCTGCTCCCAACCGGTCGCATCAAGGTCAGAGAGCCTCCTTGCGGAGGGTCTCCATGGATGAGCTGGCGGAGGGTTGGTGGGGGTTTGAAGCACCGATGCAGACACCAGGGGCCCCTGGCATTCTGACATTCACCCTGATTCGTGTGTCAAGGGCCAGCGCTTCCTTCCCAGTTTTATCAGGATGGCCACCGCTTTTGTTAGAGGTCACCAGAACCCCCCTTTCCTGGCATTCGTCCCGCCGGAGACCCTGCTGGCGTTCCTCTGGGTAAGATGCCCCCCTGACACTGACCTTCGCCCCTTCTTCTCTTCCTCCTCCAGGTGAACGCGTGCGAGCAAATGTACATGAACATGGAGGGTGAAGACGACCTGGTGCGTCTGCTGTCACATCGCATAGAGAGCCGCTGGCAGTCCACTAACACCCAGCTtcctgcactgagagagactcAGAGACTCGGGACGGCAGTTTTATATCTCATACACAGGAAGGTGGCCTTGTtaacagtctagtgtccccgtcactatactggggcattagaacccacacagaccgcaggggtCTGGTCCCACTAACTGGGACtaactggtcccactaacacctcttccagctgcaaccttagctttcccaagaggtctcccatccaggtaccagCCAGACAACCTCAGTGGGCTGGCAGTTGTGAGAGGCAGGGTGATATAGCACCTGGTTGCACCCTCTGTTCTCAAGTGCAGTGGTGGCTGTAGCACAATGTGGCTGAGCCATGACGCTTGGTTTGACCTGCAGTTTAATGCCTGTTAATGTGAGAGCGATGAGTGGCACTGTTTTCTCTTCCCCAGAGCTTTTCCTACGAGATCGACAGCGGGCAGGAGTCAGCTTTACCCCAGACTCCCTCTGCTCCCATGGTAAACTATAGTCTCCCCCTTCGATACACTTCAATAGTGCAAAGAAATAGCTAGTGTAGCCCGTCCACACTTGCTCTGTCCTCGGTTCTCCTGTGCTCTATCATCTCGCCCACTTACtccctctttctcacacccagcCAAATCACCGTGTCACTCCCTTCAATATTTCTCCTGGAATGAAGCCTGACCTGTCCAGAAACAGTGGTTCTCATCTGCTAGTGCTGCACTC contains:
- the LOC107077263 gene encoding uncharacterized protein → MKRRSVWVPLCARPVKEEEDCMVTRKEKRSNCSSMSIQSQGQEARNYAHKLAEALYEIQRYINVYSTHRPAMQKCLDQLRNTEIILMEFHQHFAIASNMAATERSSKGKNSFAELAWVLISQGATGTLMKSIEMVIPGVSAARQRSVPLDRRQLETVVGAFLQELMDVTYALQYLRRKMEHLKKCHYSTPKGQARGQDDSRASLVIPLTGRVAGALESSRKAEEKLNRFPSRLARYFTSSDKIKENSMMNLVILVSDVAGEMKSVQDELCGIQYNLESCNVYIGGLSL